CCTGACAGGATCTGATCCGTATTTTTCGATTGTTTCGAACGGATCTACTACATTACCGAGACGTTTGGACATTTTCACACCATCTTTGTCTAACAGTAATCCGGTTGCAATGATATTTTTATATGCAACAGAATCAAACAACATAGATGAAATTGCGTGCAAAGTAAAAAACCATCCTCTTGTTTGATCTACACCTTCAGCAATATAATCTGCAGGAAATACTTTATTAAAATTATCTTTATTTTCAAACGGATAATGTACTTGAGCATAAGGCATTGCTCCTGAATCAAACCATACATCTATAAGATCAATTTCTTTCATCATTTTTTTTCCGGAAGATGAAACAAGAATAATTTCATCAACATAGGGCCTGTGCATATCGAAAACATCATAATTCTCTTTTGAAAAATCTCCCGGAATAAAATCTTTAAGAGGATTTTCATTCATAAAACCTGCCTCAACCGACTTTTCAATTTCTGTTTTCAATTCTTCCAAAGAACCAATGCAAATTTCTTCCGACTTATCTTCTGTTCTCCATATAGGCAAGGGTGTTCCCCAATATCTTGATCTTGATAAGTTCCAATCTAACAGATTTTCAAGCCATTTCCCGAAACGTCCGTCTCCGGTTGCAGGCGGTTGCCAATTTATGGTTTTATTAAGAGCAATCATTCTGTCTTTCATTGCTGTTGATTTAATAAACCATGAATCCAACGGATAATATAAAATTGGTTTATCTGTTCTCCAACAATGAGGATAAGAGTGTTCGTATTTTGCACTTTTGAATAATTTATTTTCTTGCTTAAGTTTTACCAGTATATCAACATCAACAGTTGGCGCATCTTTTGGTATTGACGGATCATATTCATTTTTCACCGGTCTTCCGCTGAATTCTCCTACTCCGTCAATAAATTCTCCTTTTTTATTTACCAATGTCAATGAACCTATTCCGTTTTGTTTTGCAACGAAATAATCATCAGCACCAAAACTTGGTGCACAGTGAACAATTCCGGTACCGTCTTCAGTTGTTACAAAATTACCGTTCAATACTTTGAAAGCATCACCGTCTTCGGGTTGTTTATACGGTAATAATTGTTCATAGGAAATTCCGGCTAATTCAGAACCTTTATACTCTCCAAGAATCTTAAAAGGAACATTTTTATCTCCTTCATTATAATCTTCTAATTTAAGTTCATCATTTTTCTCCGGAAATAAAGTTCTGTATAAATCCTTTGCCATAATAACGGTTATCGGCAAACCGGTGTAAGTATTAAAAGTTCTTATCTTTACATAAACTATTTTTGCTCCTGTTGCTAATGCTGTATTTGAGAGCAAAGTCCAAGGTGTTGTCGTCCATGCCAAAAAGAACAGGTCTGTATCAATATCTTTGAACAGAAACTCTGATTTCTCATTTCTGACGGCTTTAAACTGAGCAACTCCGGTATTATCTTTTACATCTTTATAACAGCCGGGTAAATTTAACTCATGCGAACTTAAACCGGTTCCTGCAGCAGGTGAATATGGTTGAATTGTATAACCTTTGTACAGCAGCCCTTTGTCATAAAACTGTTTCAACAACCACCATACCGATTCAATATATTTATTATCGTAGGTTACATAAGGATTTTCCATATCAACCCAATAACCCATCTTTTCTGTAATATCTTCCCATTGCTCGGTAAATTTCATTACCTCTTTACGGCAAGTTTCATTATATTCTTTAACAGTAATTTTTGAACCGATATCATCTTTAGTAATACCTAACTTTTTCTCTACGGCAAGTTCAACCGGCAAACCATGAGTATCCCATCCGGCTTTTCTTTTAACTTGAAAACCTTTAAGAGTTTTGTAACGACAAAAAGTATCTTTTAAAGTTCTGGAAATAACATGATGAATCCCCGGCATTCCGTTTGCTGACGGAGGTCCTTCATAAAAAATGAATTCAGGATTTCCTTCTCTGCTTGATATACTTTTTTCAAATGTGTCGTCTTCTTCCCACT
Above is a genomic segment from Bacteroidales bacterium containing:
- the ileS gene encoding isoleucine--tRNA ligase, coding for MSKKFPEYKGLNLSQVNKDILKKWEEDDTFEKSISSREGNPEFIFYEGPPSANGMPGIHHVISRTLKDTFCRYKTLKGFQVKRKAGWDTHGLPVELAVEKKLGITKDDIGSKITVKEYNETCRKEVMKFTEQWEDITEKMGYWVDMENPYVTYDNKYIESVWWLLKQFYDKGLLYKGYTIQPYSPAAGTGLSSHELNLPGCYKDVKDNTGVAQFKAVRNEKSEFLFKDIDTDLFFLAWTTTPWTLLSNTALATGAKIVYVKIRTFNTYTGLPITVIMAKDLYRTLFPEKNDELKLEDYNEGDKNVPFKILGEYKGSELAGISYEQLLPYKQPEDGDAFKVLNGNFVTTEDGTGIVHCAPSFGADDYFVAKQNGIGSLTLVNKKGEFIDGVGEFSGRPVKNEYDPSIPKDAPTVDVDILVKLKQENKLFKSAKYEHSYPHCWRTDKPILYYPLDSWFIKSTAMKDRMIALNKTINWQPPATGDGRFGKWLENLLDWNLSRSRYWGTPLPIWRTEDKSEEICIGSLEELKTEIEKSVEAGFMNENPLKDFIPGDFSKENYDVFDMHRPYVDEIILVSSSGKKMMKEIDLIDVWFDSGAMPYAQVHYPFENKDNFNKVFPADYIAEGVDQTRGWFFTLHAISSMLFDSVAYKNIIATGLLLDKDGVKMSKRLGNVVDPFETIEKYGSDPVRWYMLTNARPWDNLKFDIGGIEEVKRKFFGTLYNTYSFYALYANLDCFEYNEKEISHNERPEIDKWILSLLNTLGKEVGESYDNYEPTSAGRLIQNFVIDNLSNWYVRLNRKRFWGQEYDTDKISAYQTLYTCLETVAKLMSPIAPFYSDRLFTDLNKVTGKDNDSVHISSFPIFQKEFVDKNLEERMELAQQISSLSLSLRRKSKIKVRQPLQKIMIPALNNGFQSKVDAVKNIILTEINVKEIEYLKDSSGIIVKNLKPDFRVMGKKYGKLVKNIANELSKFSQKQITTFEKEGKYNIEIEGEDINLQIDEVQIITEDIPGLLAVNKGNLTVALDTKITKDLREEGIAREIVNKVQNIRKDSGFEVTDTIIIDIISHKEIDKAVNNHQSYIKSQVLAKKINILTDFKEKPEIINDVEIEEGVSTKIVIKKDI